A single Sphingopyxis chilensis DNA region contains:
- a CDS encoding DNA polymerase III subunit chi: MARIDFYRLTRDPAERVLPALATRILGNGDRLLVVAASAMQRQAIDEALWTLTPASFLPHGHAGSPDEAIEPILIAGTLDPSPPNRATLLALADGEWREQALGFERTFLLFDNSRIDDARALWRTLAAREDIDNRFWKQDEGGRWSEGP; encoded by the coding sequence ATGGCGCGCATCGACTTCTACCGGCTGACCCGCGACCCCGCCGAACGGGTGCTCCCGGCGCTCGCGACGCGCATCCTTGGCAACGGCGACCGCCTGCTGGTGGTCGCCGCCTCGGCGATGCAGCGTCAGGCGATCGACGAGGCGCTCTGGACGCTGACTCCAGCCAGCTTCCTGCCGCACGGTCACGCGGGCTCGCCCGACGAGGCGATCGAGCCGATCCTGATCGCAGGCACGCTCGACCCGTCGCCGCCCAACCGCGCAACCCTCCTGGCGCTCGCCGACGGAGAGTGGCGCGAGCAGGCGCTGGGGTTCGAACGCACCTTCCTCCTTTTCGACAACAGCCGCATCGACGACGCCCGCGCGCTCTGGCGCACACTCGCCGCGCGCGAGGATATCGATAACCGCTTCTGGAAACAGGACGAAGGCGGTCGCTGGTCGGAAGGGCCCTAG
- the ndk gene encoding nucleoside-diphosphate kinase: MAVTRTFSIIKPDATRRNITGAVTKMLEDAGLRVVASKRIHMTREEAEGFYAVHKERPFFGELVEFMTSGPVVVQVLEGENAMQRNRDIMGATNPKDAAPGTIRKELAESIEANTVHGSDSDENAAIEIAYFFKPEEIVG, encoded by the coding sequence ATGGCGGTCACCCGCACCTTTTCGATCATCAAGCCCGACGCCACGCGTCGCAACATCACCGGCGCCGTCACCAAGATGCTGGAAGACGCCGGCCTGCGCGTCGTCGCGTCGAAGCGCATCCACATGACCCGCGAAGAGGCCGAAGGCTTCTACGCGGTCCACAAGGAACGCCCCTTCTTCGGCGAACTCGTCGAATTCATGACCTCGGGGCCCGTCGTCGTGCAGGTTCTCGAAGGCGAGAATGCAATGCAGCGCAACCGCGACATCATGGGCGCGACCAACCCCAAGGACGCGGCCCCCGGCACGATCCGCAAGGAACTGGCCGAGAGCATCGAGGCGAACACCGTGCACGGGTCGGACAGCGACGAAAATGCGGCGATCGAAATCGCCTATTTCTTCAAGCCCGAAGAAATCGTCGGCTAA
- a CDS encoding LPS-assembly protein LptD gives MSWALFHRAADARPFWLATASGFALAASPVLAQSEANPAEAQEVVGEPDLQTPDVAPTTSDAPDTQSEQQIGFAADNLNYDSESEVVIAEGNVQMNREAIEMRADKVTWNRQTGQVFAEGNVTIKNPEGDTAYGDKIELTDSLRDGVVENLLVVLDNGSRLAAVKGTRFDNGNIELENAAYTPCPVEDDDGCPKNPSWQIRAVRVMYDRVKNKVRYKGARVEIFGLPLIPLPGLSHSINNEASSGILVPEIRLDRSNGFEIAVPYYLRLAPDRDITITPHLYTDAAPMIEGEFRALTDIGSFRINGYATYGSLVPLVGEDPDSQKRFRGYLESAGKFQFDPRWSLTYSGRIATDRTFMRRYDISRDDRLRSTFELERIGGNSYLSIAGWATQTLRVNDIQGQQPIALPIIDYRQRLDDPIFGGQFELQLNTLAIGRTAGQDTQRAFAGAQWNLRGLTGLGQEVTLTAMVRGDVYHSDENLLTEIPGYRGKSGWQARGIAAIAADMRWPFIGEFAGGTQTLTPRVQVVATPPIKNLDIPNEDSRAFDLEDSNLFAINRFNGHDRFEDGARITYGLEWNYSLPGFNINSIVGQSYRLTDKPSLFPDGTGLTDRTSDIVGRTTIAYRDFLRLTHRYRLDKDNLAIRRNEFDATIGNRSTYAVLGYSRLNRDILLLGEDLQDREEVRAGGRVAFAKHWSLFGSAIVDLTQQSDDPLSGADGFEPIRHRLGLAYDDECLSIALTWRRDYADTGDARRGNSFSFRIAFRNLGF, from the coding sequence ATGAGCTGGGCTTTGTTCCATCGGGCAGCGGATGCGCGGCCGTTCTGGCTGGCGACGGCGAGCGGCTTTGCGCTGGCCGCCAGTCCGGTGCTGGCCCAGAGCGAGGCGAATCCGGCCGAGGCGCAAGAGGTCGTGGGGGAACCCGACCTCCAGACGCCCGACGTCGCCCCGACGACATCCGACGCGCCTGATACCCAGAGCGAGCAGCAGATCGGCTTTGCCGCCGACAACCTCAATTACGACAGCGAATCCGAGGTGGTCATCGCCGAGGGCAATGTCCAGATGAACCGCGAAGCGATCGAGATGCGCGCGGACAAGGTGACGTGGAACCGGCAGACGGGACAAGTCTTTGCGGAAGGCAATGTCACGATCAAGAATCCCGAGGGCGACACCGCCTATGGCGACAAGATCGAACTCACCGACAGCTTGCGCGACGGCGTGGTCGAGAATCTGCTCGTCGTGCTCGACAATGGATCGCGCCTCGCTGCGGTGAAGGGCACGCGCTTCGACAACGGCAATATCGAGCTGGAGAATGCCGCCTATACCCCCTGCCCCGTCGAGGATGACGACGGCTGTCCCAAGAACCCGAGCTGGCAGATCCGCGCCGTCCGCGTGATGTACGACCGGGTGAAAAACAAGGTGCGGTACAAGGGCGCGCGCGTCGAGATTTTCGGCCTGCCGCTGATCCCGCTCCCCGGCCTCAGCCATTCGATCAACAATGAGGCGAGCAGCGGCATCCTGGTGCCCGAAATCCGGCTTGACCGAAGCAACGGCTTCGAGATCGCGGTGCCCTATTATCTGCGCCTCGCCCCCGATCGCGACATCACGATCACGCCGCATCTCTACACCGACGCGGCGCCGATGATCGAGGGCGAGTTCCGCGCGCTGACCGACATCGGGTCGTTCCGCATCAACGGCTATGCGACCTATGGTTCGCTCGTCCCGCTGGTCGGCGAGGACCCGGACAGCCAGAAAAGGTTCCGCGGCTATCTCGAAAGCGCGGGCAAGTTCCAGTTCGATCCGCGCTGGAGCCTTACCTATTCGGGGCGCATCGCGACCGACCGCACCTTCATGCGCCGCTATGACATCAGCCGCGACGACCGGCTGCGCTCGACCTTCGAACTCGAACGGATCGGCGGCAATAGCTATCTCTCCATCGCCGGCTGGGCGACGCAGACGCTGCGCGTCAACGACATTCAGGGCCAGCAGCCGATCGCGCTGCCGATCATCGATTATCGCCAGCGGCTCGACGATCCGATCTTCGGCGGGCAGTTCGAGCTGCAGTTGAACACGCTCGCGATCGGCCGCACCGCAGGGCAGGACACGCAGCGCGCCTTTGCCGGCGCGCAGTGGAATTTGCGCGGACTGACCGGGCTGGGGCAGGAAGTCACCCTGACCGCGATGGTGCGCGGCGACGTTTATCACAGCGACGAAAATCTGCTGACCGAAATCCCCGGCTATCGCGGCAAGTCGGGCTGGCAGGCGCGCGGGATCGCTGCGATCGCCGCCGACATGCGCTGGCCGTTCATCGGCGAATTCGCCGGCGGGACGCAAACGCTGACCCCGCGCGTCCAGGTGGTCGCGACGCCGCCGATCAAGAATCTCGACATTCCGAACGAGGATTCGCGCGCCTTCGACCTGGAAGACAGCAATCTCTTCGCGATCAACCGTTTCAACGGCCACGACCGGTTCGAGGACGGCGCGCGCATCACCTATGGCCTCGAATGGAATTACAGCCTCCCGGGCTTCAACATCAACAGCATCGTCGGGCAGAGCTATCGTCTGACCGACAAGCCGAGCCTGTTCCCCGACGGCACCGGCCTGACCGACCGCACGTCGGACATCGTCGGCCGGACGACGATTGCATACAGGGATTTCCTGCGCCTGACCCACCGCTACCGGCTCGACAAGGACAATCTCGCGATCCGCCGCAACGAATTCGACGCGACGATCGGCAACCGCTCGACCTATGCGGTGCTCGGCTATTCGCGGCTCAACCGCGACATCCTGTTGCTCGGCGAGGATTTGCAGGACCGCGAGGAAGTGCGGGCGGGCGGGCGCGTCGCGTTCGCGAAACATTGGTCGCTGTTCGGATCGGCGATCGTCGATTTGACGCAGCAAAGCGACGATCCGCTGAGTGGCGCTGACGGGTTCGAGCCGATTCGGCACCGTCTCGGCCTCGCCTATGACGACGAATGCCTGTCGATCGCGCTGACCTGGCGGCGCGATTATGCGGATACCGGCGATGCACGGCGCGGCAACAGCTTTTCGTTCCGCATCGCGTTCCGCAACCTGGGGTTCTGA
- a CDS encoding heavy-metal-associated domain-containing protein, with amino-acid sequence MLFGLFFAILLAGIVDGQITRGNRGITPINSSGDFLASGILVDVTGDNADDARSKGWREAQRKGWAQLYRRLNGSDGPALGDSVLDGIVTSIVVEEEQIGPRRYVAKLGIQFDRVRAGQILGVSGRTLRSPPLLVIPVYSIDGIPQVFEQRSAWQRAWAEYNTGQSAIDYVRTAGTGADTLLINAGQTGRRGRVWWRVILDQYGAADVLTPIARVEYSYPGGPIKGYFTARFGPDGKLISSFTMTGPSAAALPDMMEKAVARMDSIYTNALTEGVLRTDTYLVLEKPVEREDLPEEVATTDEQALPGEIDASVPTGPVAGVQSFTVQYSSPDVDSVTATERAVAGAAGVQSASTTSLALGGMSVMRVTFRGDIAALRAALAARGFNVQEGGGQLRISR; translated from the coding sequence GTGCTATTCGGCCTTTTCTTCGCGATTCTGCTCGCCGGGATCGTCGATGGACAGATCACTCGCGGCAATCGCGGCATTACCCCGATCAACAGCAGCGGCGATTTCCTCGCCAGCGGGATCCTCGTCGACGTAACCGGCGACAATGCCGACGACGCGCGCTCAAAGGGCTGGCGCGAGGCGCAGCGCAAGGGCTGGGCACAGCTCTATCGTCGGCTGAACGGCAGCGACGGCCCCGCGCTCGGCGATTCGGTCCTCGACGGCATCGTCACGTCGATTGTCGTCGAGGAAGAACAGATCGGCCCGCGCCGCTATGTAGCAAAGCTGGGCATTCAGTTCGACCGGGTGCGCGCCGGGCAGATTTTGGGCGTCAGCGGCCGGACGCTGCGGTCGCCGCCCCTGCTCGTCATCCCCGTCTATTCGATCGATGGCATCCCGCAGGTGTTCGAACAGCGCAGCGCCTGGCAGCGCGCCTGGGCCGAATATAATACGGGGCAGAGCGCGATCGACTATGTCCGCACCGCGGGCACCGGGGCGGATACCTTGCTGATCAACGCGGGGCAGACGGGCCGCCGCGGCCGCGTCTGGTGGCGCGTGATCCTCGATCAATATGGCGCCGCCGACGTGCTGACGCCGATCGCGCGCGTCGAATATTCCTATCCCGGTGGGCCGATCAAAGGCTATTTTACCGCGCGTTTCGGTCCCGACGGCAAGCTGATTTCCAGCTTCACGATGACCGGGCCGAGCGCGGCGGCGTTGCCCGACATGATGGAAAAAGCCGTTGCGCGGATGGATTCGATCTACACGAACGCGCTCACAGAGGGCGTCTTGCGTACCGACACCTATCTCGTGCTCGAAAAGCCGGTCGAACGGGAAGACTTGCCCGAAGAAGTCGCGACGACGGATGAACAGGCCTTGCCCGGCGAGATCGACGCCAGCGTGCCCACCGGGCCTGTCGCGGGTGTCCAGAGCTTCACCGTTCAGTACAGCTCGCCTGACGTCGATTCGGTGACCGCGACCGAACGCGCCGTCGCCGGCGCCGCCGGCGTCCAGTCGGCTTCGACCACCAGCCTCGCGCTGGGCGGCATGTCGGTGATGCGCGTCACCTTCCGCGGCGACATCGCGGCGCTGCGCGCGGCGCTCGCGGCACGCGGATTCAACGTCCAGGAAGGCGGCGGGCAGCTGCGGATCAGCCGCTGA
- a CDS encoding leucyl aminopeptidase, whose amino-acid sequence MDIQFVAQIDASADVVAFPVRKGEAGALGALLGAAAAQARFDGAAGTIAETAAIDGAQAKRLLLVGIGEGSEQDLERGGAALTAKLQMSGATQVQVDFASTGPSDADDVLAFAMGARLRNWRLDTYRTRLADKAKPSLKTVTIASPHGDLSARWAENEAIADGVALTQTLVAEPPNILYPESFVERCQHLADLGVELEVLDERQMKALGMGALLGVAQGSTRPPRLLAMRWNGGNPGDAPVVFIGKGVTFDTGGISLKPGPGMDMMKWDMGGAGAVAGAIKAIAGRKAKANVVGVVGLVENMPDGNAMRPGDIVTTMSGQTVEVLNTDAEGRLVLCDAISWAQKVYDPKVIVDLATLTGAMVISLGHEYAGIFANDDALATDLLAAGEASDNKLWRFPLSPAYDKLIDSPIADMKNIGPREGGSITAAQFLKRYVEDGVAWAHLDIAGMAWADKDGPVYAKGATGYGVRLLDRYIAAKHEG is encoded by the coding sequence ATGGACATTCAGTTTGTCGCGCAAATCGATGCGTCTGCCGACGTCGTCGCTTTTCCGGTCCGCAAGGGCGAGGCGGGCGCGCTCGGGGCGCTGCTCGGTGCGGCGGCCGCGCAGGCGCGCTTCGATGGCGCGGCGGGTACGATCGCCGAAACCGCGGCGATCGACGGCGCACAGGCGAAGCGCCTCCTGCTCGTCGGTATCGGCGAGGGCAGCGAGCAGGATCTTGAACGCGGCGGCGCGGCGCTGACCGCGAAGCTCCAGATGAGCGGTGCGACCCAGGTCCAGGTCGATTTCGCGAGCACCGGGCCGAGCGACGCCGACGATGTGCTCGCGTTCGCGATGGGCGCGCGCTTGCGCAACTGGCGCCTCGACACTTATCGCACCCGCCTCGCCGACAAGGCGAAACCGAGCCTCAAGACGGTGACGATCGCGTCGCCGCACGGCGACCTTTCGGCGCGCTGGGCCGAGAATGAAGCGATCGCCGATGGTGTCGCGCTCACCCAGACGCTCGTCGCCGAACCGCCGAACATCCTCTATCCCGAAAGCTTCGTCGAACGTTGCCAGCATCTCGCCGACCTTGGCGTCGAACTGGAAGTGCTCGACGAGCGCCAGATGAAGGCGCTCGGCATGGGCGCGTTGCTCGGCGTCGCGCAGGGCTCGACGCGCCCGCCGCGCCTCCTCGCGATGCGCTGGAACGGCGGCAATCCTGGCGACGCGCCCGTGGTCTTCATCGGCAAGGGCGTCACCTTCGACACCGGCGGGATCAGCCTCAAGCCCGGGCCGGGCATGGACATGATGAAATGGGACATGGGCGGCGCAGGCGCGGTCGCGGGTGCGATCAAGGCGATCGCGGGCCGCAAGGCGAAGGCGAATGTCGTCGGCGTCGTCGGCCTCGTCGAGAACATGCCCGACGGCAACGCGATGCGCCCCGGCGACATCGTTACCACCATGTCGGGGCAGACGGTCGAGGTGCTCAACACCGACGCCGAGGGTCGCCTCGTCCTCTGCGACGCGATCAGCTGGGCACAAAAGGTCTATGACCCCAAGGTGATCGTCGATCTCGCCACGCTGACCGGCGCTATGGTCATCTCGCTCGGCCACGAATATGCGGGCATCTTCGCCAATGACGACGCGCTCGCGACCGATCTGCTCGCAGCGGGCGAGGCGAGCGACAACAAGCTGTGGCGTTTCCCGCTGTCGCCCGCTTACGACAAGCTGATCGACAGCCCCATCGCCGACATGAAGAATATCGGCCCGCGCGAAGGAGGCTCGATCACCGCGGCGCAATTCCTGAAGCGCTACGTCGAGGATGGCGTCGCCTGGGCGCACCTCGACATCGCGGGCATGGCGTGGGCGGACAAGGACGGCCCGGTCTATGCCAAGGGCGCGACCGGCTACGGCGTGCGCCTGCTCGACCGCTACATCGCCGCCAAACACGAAGGCTGA
- a CDS encoding HdaA/DnaA family protein, whose protein sequence is MSPKSSQIALPLDWSAGGANDGPLIIGTSNADAVRYLRHVSTWPVRTAVLNGPRGSGRSLMGRLFAQDTGGRVIDGHESVSEEEIFHAWNAAQVGPPLLIVADAPPADWNVALPDLRSRLAAVPVLTIGEPDDCLARDLIEALFAQRGVALAPGVASYIVPRMERSYAMLHRVVAALDAASLEQGRRLGIRLARETLLSQGLIDPDLLERQDGTTCR, encoded by the coding sequence ATGAGCCCGAAATCTTCACAAATTGCCCTGCCGCTCGATTGGAGCGCGGGTGGCGCCAACGACGGCCCGCTGATTATCGGTACCAGCAACGCCGATGCCGTGCGCTATCTGCGCCACGTATCGACCTGGCCGGTCCGCACTGCGGTGCTCAACGGACCGCGCGGTTCGGGGCGCAGCCTGATGGGTCGGCTGTTCGCACAGGACACGGGCGGGCGGGTCATCGACGGCCATGAAAGCGTTTCGGAAGAGGAAATCTTCCATGCGTGGAACGCCGCGCAGGTCGGCCCGCCGCTGCTGATCGTCGCCGACGCGCCCCCCGCGGACTGGAATGTCGCTCTGCCCGATCTCCGCTCGCGCCTCGCGGCGGTCCCGGTACTGACGATCGGCGAACCCGACGACTGCCTTGCGCGCGACCTGATCGAGGCGCTGTTCGCCCAGCGCGGCGTCGCGCTGGCGCCCGGCGTCGCCTCCTATATCGTGCCGCGCATGGAGCGCAGCTATGCTATGCTCCACCGCGTCGTCGCGGCGCTCGACGCGGCATCGCTCGAACAGGGGCGGCGTCTTGGCATCCGTCTCGCGCGTGAAACATTGCTGTCACAAGGGCTGATCGACCCCGATCTCCTCGAAAGGCAGGATGGAACGACATGTCGATAG
- the purN gene encoding phosphoribosylglycinamide formyltransferase — protein sequence MAALLYAAKAENCPYELVFVGSNDPDAAGLKIAQAEGIATWSLSHKGMNRDAFDALVDEQLRGAGAEFVALAGYMRILSDDFVGRWAGRMINIHPSLLPLYKGLNTHQQAIDAGDRFGGCSVHIVTPGVDEGPVLAQTPVAILPGDTVETLSARVRLAEHQLYPATLAAFVTRERSPDYLRGRVRELAMALPEADEVVSHGMPCFGIVKGKKFAYFTEDHHGDGKTALLVKISGADEQASLIEMDCERYYRPAYFGDGWIGIRLDLGDTDWDAIGDWLRKSWLAVAPKKLAGLMGVADEF from the coding sequence ATGGCGGCGCTGCTTTATGCGGCGAAGGCCGAAAACTGCCCCTATGAGTTGGTGTTCGTCGGCAGCAACGATCCCGACGCAGCGGGGTTGAAGATCGCCCAGGCCGAAGGCATCGCGACGTGGAGCCTGTCGCACAAGGGCATGAATCGCGACGCCTTCGACGCGCTGGTCGACGAGCAATTGCGCGGCGCAGGCGCCGAGTTCGTCGCGCTGGCTGGCTACATGCGCATTCTGTCGGACGATTTCGTCGGGCGCTGGGCGGGCAGGATGATCAACATCCACCCGAGCCTGCTCCCGCTCTACAAAGGCCTCAACACGCACCAGCAAGCCATCGATGCTGGCGACAGGTTCGGTGGATGCAGCGTTCATATCGTGACGCCCGGCGTCGACGAGGGGCCCGTGCTGGCGCAGACGCCGGTGGCTATCCTGCCCGGCGACACGGTCGAGACATTGAGCGCACGCGTGCGCCTCGCCGAGCATCAGCTTTATCCCGCCACGCTCGCGGCCTTCGTGACGCGCGAGCGGTCGCCCGATTATCTGCGCGGCCGGGTGCGCGAACTCGCGATGGCATTGCCCGAGGCTGACGAGGTGGTGTCGCACGGCATGCCGTGTTTCGGGATCGTGAAAGGCAAGAAATTCGCCTATTTCACCGAGGATCATCATGGCGATGGCAAGACCGCGCTGCTGGTCAAGATCAGCGGTGCGGACGAACAGGCGTCGCTGATCGAAATGGACTGTGAGCGCTATTACCGCCCCGCCTATTTCGGTGACGGCTGGATCGGCATCCGCCTCGATCTTGGCGATACCGACTGGGATGCGATTGGCGATTGGCTGCGCAAGAGCTGGCTGGCGGTAGCGCCGAAGAAGCTGGCGGGGCTGATGGGGGTAGCCGACGAGTTCTGA
- a CDS encoding peptidylprolyl isomerase: MTKFSTMTGLIALAAVGAVPVLAQTVPDSEVPTTSLNIPGNVQLYGDAKPNVYRPSATVNGEIITATDIEQRMALIRIANNNVELPPEEVERLRNQVFSNLIDEKLQIQEAKAAEIAIDENIVNEQFARLATRFKQTPEQFSEYLASKGSSAAAVKQQIRGEFAWDRLLSRNIQSTTNVSTEEVDLIVKQMEAAKGQDEFHLGEIYLSATPDNMAAVTENAKKIIQALQAGGSFAAYARQFSEASTAVVGGDLGWVKAGQLPASMGEAATQMQPGQLVGPIEVPGGISIMLLIDRRQVLTADPRDAVLSLKQLSLDFPAGTTPEKASELASKFAETTRTIAGCGGADAVAQQLGASVVSRDNIEMRALPAPLQATLANLQIGQTTQPFGAANEGVSVLVLCGRDMPQTATAPNLEQIEQKLLEDKVNKRAQRYLRDLRRDAVIEYS; this comes from the coding sequence ATGACCAAATTTTCGACCATGACCGGCCTGATCGCCTTGGCCGCCGTCGGTGCGGTGCCCGTGCTGGCCCAAACCGTCCCCGACAGCGAAGTGCCGACGACCAGCCTCAACATCCCCGGCAATGTGCAGCTTTACGGCGATGCCAAGCCGAACGTCTATCGCCCCTCGGCGACGGTGAACGGCGAAATCATCACCGCGACCGACATCGAACAGCGTATGGCGCTGATCCGCATCGCCAACAACAATGTCGAGTTGCCGCCGGAAGAGGTCGAGCGGTTGCGCAACCAGGTGTTCAGCAACCTGATCGATGAAAAGCTGCAGATCCAGGAAGCGAAGGCGGCCGAAATCGCGATCGACGAAAATATCGTCAACGAGCAGTTCGCCCGGCTCGCGACGCGCTTCAAGCAGACGCCCGAACAATTTTCGGAGTATCTTGCCTCGAAAGGCTCGTCCGCCGCGGCGGTGAAGCAGCAGATCCGCGGCGAATTTGCATGGGATCGACTGTTGTCGCGCAACATCCAGTCGACGACCAACGTATCGACCGAAGAGGTCGACCTGATCGTCAAACAGATGGAAGCCGCCAAGGGTCAGGATGAATTTCACCTCGGTGAAATCTATCTGTCGGCGACCCCCGACAATATGGCCGCGGTCACCGAAAATGCGAAGAAGATCATCCAGGCGTTGCAGGCGGGTGGCAGCTTTGCCGCCTATGCGCGCCAGTTTTCCGAAGCATCGACGGCGGTTGTCGGCGGCGACCTGGGCTGGGTGAAAGCCGGCCAGCTGCCCGCGTCGATGGGCGAGGCCGCAACGCAGATGCAGCCGGGTCAGCTCGTCGGGCCGATCGAGGTGCCGGGCGGCATTTCGATCATGCTGCTGATCGACCGGCGCCAGGTGCTGACCGCCGATCCGCGCGACGCGGTCCTGAGCCTCAAGCAGCTTTCGCTCGATTTCCCGGCCGGGACGACACCGGAAAAGGCGTCCGAACTCGCCAGCAAGTTCGCCGAAACCACGCGCACCATCGCCGGCTGCGGCGGCGCCGACGCGGTGGCGCAGCAATTGGGCGCGAGCGTCGTGTCGCGCGACAATATCGAAATGCGCGCGCTGCCCGCGCCGCTCCAGGCCACGCTCGCCAATCTCCAGATCGGGCAGACGACGCAGCCCTTCGGCGCCGCGAACGAAGGCGTCAGCGTCCTTGTCCTTTGCGGCCGCGACATGCCGCAGACGGCGACGGCGCCGAACCTCGAGCAGATCGAGCAGAAACTGCTGGAGGACAAGGTCAACAAGCGGGCCCAGCGCTATCTGCGCGACCTGCGCCGGGATGCCGTGATCGAATATAGCTGA
- the purM gene encoding phosphoribosylformylglycinamidine cyclo-ligase, protein MDSKQNKRDGQPASYTYAEAGVSIETGNALVRAIAPLARATRRPGADADLGGFGGFFDLKAAGFNDPLLVAANDGVGTKLKLAIESGKHDGVGIDLVAMCANDLIVQGAEPLFFLDYYATGKLDNGVATEVVASIAEGCKQAGCALIGGETAEMPGMYSDGDYDLAGFCVGAVERDQVLTADKVAAGDVILGLASSGVHSNGFSLVRRLAADKGWKLDRPALFDQTILLIDALMAPTRIYVKSLLPLVKTGKIHALAHITGGGLLENIPRILPKTLHAHIDADAWAQPRLMAYLQAQGNIEPEEMARTFNCGIGMAVVVAEGDVAEVTAALEAAGETVFRIGDIAEGEKGCTVTGSAETWSAMGAWSATHNG, encoded by the coding sequence ATGGATTCCAAGCAGAACAAACGAGACGGGCAACCCGCCTCCTACACTTATGCCGAGGCCGGCGTATCGATCGAGACCGGCAACGCCTTGGTCCGTGCCATTGCCCCGCTCGCCCGCGCGACGCGCCGTCCCGGCGCCGATGCCGACCTGGGCGGGTTCGGAGGCTTTTTCGACCTGAAGGCGGCGGGGTTCAACGACCCGCTGCTCGTCGCGGCGAACGACGGCGTCGGCACCAAGCTCAAATTGGCCATCGAATCGGGCAAGCATGACGGCGTCGGCATCGACCTGGTTGCGATGTGCGCGAACGACCTGATCGTGCAGGGCGCCGAGCCCCTGTTTTTCCTCGATTATTATGCGACCGGCAAGCTCGACAATGGCGTCGCGACCGAAGTCGTGGCAAGCATCGCCGAAGGGTGCAAGCAGGCCGGGTGCGCGCTGATCGGCGGCGAAACCGCCGAGATGCCCGGCATGTACAGCGACGGCGATTATGACCTCGCCGGCTTTTGCGTCGGCGCGGTCGAGCGCGATCAGGTGCTGACCGCCGACAAGGTGGCGGCCGGCGACGTCATCCTCGGCCTTGCCTCGTCGGGCGTCCATTCGAACGGTTTCTCGCTCGTGCGCCGGCTCGCGGCGGACAAGGGCTGGAAGCTCGACCGCCCCGCCTTGTTCGACCAGACCATCCTGCTGATCGACGCGCTGATGGCGCCGACGCGCATCTATGTGAAGAGCCTGCTCCCGCTCGTGAAGACCGGAAAGATTCACGCGCTCGCGCACATCACCGGCGGCGGGTTGCTCGAAAATATTCCGCGCATCCTGCCGAAGACCTTGCACGCGCATATCGACGCCGACGCGTGGGCGCAGCCGCGGCTGATGGCGTATCTGCAGGCGCAGGGCAATATCGAACCCGAGGAAATGGCGCGCACCTTCAACTGCGGGATCGGCATGGCGGTGGTCGTTGCCGAAGGCGATGTCGCCGAAGTCACGGCGGCGCTCGAAGCCGCGGGCGAGACGGTGTTCCGGATCGGCGATATCGCCGAAGGCGAAAAGGGCTGCACCGTGACGGGCAGCGCCGAAACGTGGAGCGCGATGGGGGCATGGAGCGCGACGCATAATGGCTAA